A window of the Salvelinus fontinalis isolate EN_2023a chromosome 14, ASM2944872v1, whole genome shotgun sequence genome harbors these coding sequences:
- the zyg11 gene encoding protein zyg-11 homolog translates to MDEASPASLTDLCLSYVSGNLERFCAKHADGSLCLRDSLLFPQELADQLLAKMATEGLLNDSTVGVFRSCEYLRLRRACIRTARISAEAFQRALCPHRLLELDAARVNADLTISDILQGLASNKHCQESLQRLVLTGLTMSSLEEPSRHRFSSLQGLRSLSLANVDFYDAGLADVCSLPRLESLDLSNTSVTNLSPLLGLRERLRSLTLHQLKRLEMSTAQLLAVIGQLEALQHLDISDDKQFTSDVARQLLGEPGILPALVSLDVSGRKQVTDAAVKVFVEERPGMTFVGLLATDAGFSDFLNGEGSLKVTGEANETQICESLHRYSERDCFVREALFHLFSLTHVMEKPRPDILKLVILGMKNHPATLNVQLAASACVFNLTKQDLAAGMPVRLLGTVTQLLLEAMRTFPNHQQLQKNCLLSLCSDRILQEVPFNRFEAAKLVMQWLCNHEDQNMQRMAVAIISILAAKLSTEQTAQLGAELFIVKQLLHIVRQKATQGGVDATLKFTLSALWNLTDESPTTCRHFIENQGLELFIKVLESFPSESSIQQKVLGLLNNIAEVGELHEELMVQGFLDHIRSLLHSPEVEVSYFAAGILAHLTSRGEAAWTLSITLRSDLLEQLHSAILKWQTPECEMVAYRSFNPFFPLLECFHTPGVQLWAAWAMQHVCSKNAPRYCSMLLEEGGLQQLEKVQTHPDTHADVMRLTDGILESLQRHQARTGQTTQTSPHTHKESDTP, encoded by the exons gacgAGGCGTCCCCGGCATCTCTGACAGACCTGTGTCTGTCCTACGTGAGTGGGAACCTGGAGAGGTTCTGTGCGAAGCACGCCGATGGATCTCTCTGTCTCAGAGACTCTTTACTGTTCCCCCAGGAGCTAGCTGACCAGCTGTTAGCTAAGATGGCCACTGAAG GTCTGTTGAATGACAGTACAGTGGGAGTGTTTCGTAGCTGTGAGTACCTACGGCTGCGTCGTGCATGTATCCGTACTGCTCGTATTTCTGCCGAGGCGTTCCAGAGAGCTCTCTGTCCTCACCGCCTGCTGGAGCTGGATGCTGCCAGGGTCAACGCTGACCTCACCATCTCTGACATACTACAGGGACTGGCCTCCAACAAACACTGCCAG GAGAGCTTACAGCGGTTGGTCCTGACAGGTCTAACCATGTCCTCTCTGGAGGAACCATCCCGTCACCGCTTCAGCTCTCTCCAGGGGCTCCGCTCCCTCTCCCTGGCCAATGTGGACTTCTATGACGCTGGGCTGGCTGACGTGTGTTCCCTGCCCCGCCTGGAGAGCCTGGACCTGTCCAACACCTCAGTAACCAACCTCAGTCCTCTACTGGGCCTCAGGGAGAGGCTGAGGTCACTAACACTACACCAGCTGAAGAGGCTGGAGATGAGCACCGCACAGCTATTGGCCGTCATTGGACAACTGGAGGCACTGCAG CACCTGGACATCAGTGATGATAAACAGTTCACATCAGACGTGGCTCGTCAGTTGCTGGGCGAACCTGGGATCCTGCCTGCTCTGGTCTCTCTGGACGTGTCTGGACGCAAACAG GTGACGGATGCAGCGGTCAAGGTGTTTGTAGAGGAACGTCCAGGGATGACCTTTGTTGGTCTGCTGGCTACAGACGCTGGCTTCTCTGACTTCCTCAATGGAGAGGGCAGCCTCAAG GTGACAGGAGAGGCCAATGAGACTCAGATCTGTGAGTCGCTGCATCGCTACAGTGAGAGAGACTGCTTTGTCAGAGAGGCTCTGTTTCATCTGTTCAGTCTCACTCACGTCATGGAGAAACCACGGCCTGACATACTCAAG TTGGTAATACTGGGGATGAAGAACCACCCTGCCACCCTGAACGTCCAGTTGGCAgccagtgcgtgtgtgtttaaCCTGACCAAGCAGGACCTGGCAGCGGGCATGCCTGTTAGACTGCTTGGCACAGTCACTCAACTACTACTGGAGGCCATGAGGACCTTCCCTAACCAccaacag TTGCAAAAGAATTGCCTTCTCTCTCTGTGCAGTGACCGCATACTGCAGGAGGTTCCCTTCAACAG GTTTGAGGCAGCTAAACTGGTGATGCAGTGGCTATGTAACCATGAGGACCAGAACATGCAGAGGATGGCTGTGGCTATCATTTCTATACTGGCtgccaag ttatctacagagcagacagcCCAGCTGGGAGCAGAGCTGTTCATAGTGAAG caactCCTCCACATTGTGCGTCAGAAGGCGACTCAGGGCGGGGTGGATGCCACCCTCAAGTTCACACTGAGCGCGCTCTGGAACCTCACCGACGAATCACCAACCACCTGCCGCCATTTTATAGAGAACCAGGGACTGGAGCTTTTCATTAAAGTTTTGGAg tcGTTCCCCTCGGAGTCTTCCATCCAGCAGAAGgtgttggggctgctg AACAACATAGCAGAGGTTGGGGAGCTGCATGAGGAGCTGATGGTTCAGGGCTTCCTGGATCACATCCGCTCCCTGCTCCACAGCCCTGAGGTGGAGGTGTCCTACTTTGCTGCTGGGATACTGGCCCACCTCACCTCCAGAGGAGAGGCTGCATGGACACTCAGTATCACACTGAGGTCTGACCTGCTAGAACAACTG CACTCTGCCATCCTGAAATGGCAGACCCCAGAGTGTGAGATGGTGGCTTACAG GTCCTTTAACCCTTTCTTCCCCCTGTTGGAGTGTTTCCACACCCCAGGAGTTCAGCTGTGGGCAGCTTGGGCCATGCAGCATGTCTGCAGCAAgaatg CCCCTCGGTACTGCAGTATGCTGCTGGAGGAGGGAGGTCTGCAGCAGCTGGAAAAGGTCCAGACACACCCCGACACACATGCAGATGTCATGCGATTGACTGACGGCATCCTGGAGAGCCTGCAGCGCCACCAAGCTCGCACCGGCCAGACCACACAaacatccccacacacacacaaag AGAGTGATACGCCCTGA